One genomic segment of Culturomica massiliensis includes these proteins:
- a CDS encoding ABC transporter permease yields the protein MNLELYIARRLLKGKENSTVSVPIVRIALVGIALGVCVMLLSIFIITGFKKEITDKLTGFSAHLNVVAYGNYNSYDAAEKVRVSDTLLFEIAELPEVATVYPYVAKPAILKSKKQIHGVVLYGVDSLYPGDFIRKHVVSGDYPDFSTAKASDEILISKAVASLLEVGAGEKINAHFVQDPPRVRVFTVKGIYDTGFGEYDNIYVFCDLRHLQRLNGWQSDEVSGIAVDLKDIGLLPVAEEKVYDLLPWEDSGNMCKVTTLYDMAPSLFDWLGMLNTNVWIILVLILVVAGFNMVSGLLILILDKTFLIGILKALGYTNVNLRKLFLYIAAGLIGRGMIWGNILAFVLAGIQYFFRVIPLDPVAYYMDTVPIHFNFVFVILLDIGVLVISTLMLVVPTMLISRISPIRAIRFE from the coding sequence GTGAATTTAGAATTATACATAGCCCGGAGATTGCTGAAAGGCAAGGAGAATAGTACGGTGTCCGTTCCTATTGTCCGGATTGCTTTGGTCGGGATTGCTTTGGGGGTATGTGTGATGTTGCTTTCCATATTTATTATTACCGGTTTCAAAAAAGAGATTACGGATAAGTTGACCGGTTTTTCCGCTCATTTGAATGTCGTTGCTTACGGGAATTATAATTCTTACGACGCAGCGGAGAAGGTCCGGGTATCGGATACGCTTTTGTTTGAAATCGCAGAACTGCCGGAAGTAGCGACGGTTTATCCGTATGTGGCTAAGCCGGCGATATTGAAAAGCAAAAAGCAAATCCATGGGGTTGTGTTGTACGGTGTCGATTCTCTTTATCCGGGAGATTTTATCCGGAAACATGTGGTGTCCGGGGACTATCCGGATTTCAGTACGGCTAAAGCTTCCGACGAGATTTTGATATCAAAGGCCGTGGCTTCGCTATTGGAAGTGGGGGCCGGAGAGAAGATAAATGCTCATTTTGTGCAGGATCCGCCCCGGGTAAGAGTATTTACCGTGAAAGGTATTTATGACACCGGATTCGGAGAGTACGATAACATATATGTTTTTTGTGATCTCCGGCATTTGCAGCGGTTGAACGGCTGGCAGTCCGATGAAGTGTCCGGAATTGCCGTAGATTTGAAAGATATCGGTTTGTTGCCTGTGGCGGAGGAAAAAGTTTATGATTTGCTGCCTTGGGAGGATTCCGGAAATATGTGTAAGGTTACGACATTGTATGATATGGCTCCCAGTTTGTTCGATTGGCTGGGGATGCTGAATACGAATGTATGGATTATTTTAGTGCTGATTCTTGTGGTTGCCGGATTCAATATGGTATCCGGCTTACTGATACTGATATTGGATAAAACTTTTTTGATCGGAATCTTGAAAGCTTTGGGTTATACGAATGTTAATTTACGCAAGTTGTTTTTGTATATAGCGGCAGGTTTGATCGGCAGAGGAATGATCTGGGGGAATATCCTGGCTTTCGTATTGGCCGGGATACAATATTTTTTTCGGGTAATACCTCTGGATCCGGTGGCCTATTATATGGATACGGTACCTATTCATTTTAATTTTGTGTTTGTGATTCTACTTGATATAGGGGTGTTGGTGATATCTACATTGATGCTGGTTGTTCCGACGATGTTGATATCCAGGATCAGTCCTATTCGTGCAATCCGTTTTGAGTAG
- a CDS encoding aminotransferase class I/II-fold pyridoxal phosphate-dependent enzyme, which translates to MQNNIIDIQVVENKLAEAGISDLEHASIRDVVKVANLLEKASSIQFIRMEMGVPGLPPAQIGTEAEINALKIGVAQYYPMLEGYPELSEEAARFVKNFMDIDINPAHIIPTVGAMQASYTAFMALTECKSGKDTVLFIDPGFPVQKTQLDVIGKPYITFDIYEHRGKKLRAKLEEYLKKGNICAIVYSNPNNPAWICLTEEELQVIGELSKQYDTIILEDLAYFAMDFRKDLSHPGQAPFQPTVAKYTDNYIFMISSSKLFSYAGQRLGLLCISDSLYRKKYENLKKRYGSEELGYTLVYKLIYTQTSGTAHSPQYAVAAILKAANEGKLNILSGVREYETRAKEMKQLFQEAGFRIVYDKDGNEDISDGFYFTIGYPGFSGGDLAKELLFYGISSLPLKGCGSNRPGLRACVSQIGLDKMGTLKERLEAFKKDHGH; encoded by the coding sequence ATGCAAAACAATATTATTGACATTCAAGTTGTAGAAAACAAACTTGCTGAGGCCGGTATATCGGACCTCGAGCATGCTTCGATCCGGGATGTTGTAAAAGTCGCCAATCTGTTAGAAAAGGCGAGCAGTATTCAATTTATCCGAATGGAAATGGGTGTACCCGGACTCCCGCCTGCCCAAATCGGTACCGAGGCAGAGATCAACGCTCTGAAAATAGGGGTTGCACAATATTATCCCATGCTGGAAGGTTATCCGGAACTTTCGGAAGAAGCAGCCCGTTTCGTAAAAAATTTCATGGATATCGACATCAATCCGGCACACATCATTCCGACTGTCGGCGCGATGCAAGCCTCTTATACGGCATTCATGGCCCTTACCGAATGTAAAAGCGGTAAAGATACGGTGCTGTTTATCGATCCCGGATTTCCCGTTCAAAAAACCCAACTGGACGTTATCGGCAAACCTTATATTACATTCGACATTTACGAACACAGAGGGAAAAAACTACGTGCTAAGCTGGAAGAATATTTAAAAAAAGGGAACATCTGTGCAATCGTTTACAGCAACCCCAATAACCCGGCCTGGATTTGTCTCACGGAAGAAGAATTACAGGTCATCGGAGAATTATCCAAACAATACGATACCATCATCCTGGAAGATCTCGCTTATTTCGCCATGGATTTCCGGAAGGATCTTTCACATCCGGGACAGGCTCCTTTCCAGCCGACGGTTGCCAAATACACGGACAATTACATCTTCATGATCTCCAGTTCGAAACTGTTCAGTTACGCCGGACAACGTTTGGGATTACTCTGCATATCGGATAGTTTATACCGGAAAAAATACGAAAACCTGAAAAAAAGATACGGTTCGGAAGAATTAGGTTACACCTTGGTGTATAAATTGATTTATACCCAAACTTCAGGAACGGCCCATTCTCCCCAATATGCCGTTGCAGCAATCTTAAAAGCAGCCAACGAAGGAAAACTGAACATTCTGTCCGGAGTCAGGGAATACGAAACCCGGGCAAAAGAAATGAAGCAACTTTTTCAGGAAGCCGGTTTCAGGATTGTATATGATAAAGACGGCAATGAAGATATAAGTGACGGATTTTATTTTACCATAGGTTATCCCGGATTTAGCGGGGGTGACCTTGCCAAAGAACTCCTGTTTTACGGCATATCCTCTCTTCCGCTGAAAGGGTGTGGCAGCAACCGGCCGGGCTTGAGAGCCTGTGTTTCACAAATCGGCCTGGACAAAATGGGTACCTTAAAAGAAAGATTGGAAGCTTTTAAAAAAGATCACGGCCATTAA
- a CDS encoding 4Fe-4S dicluster domain-containing protein, producing MAKFRGAIVVDNEKCKGCGLCVVACPTKVIDLNPDVNGKGYHYAYMKNPEACIGCASCGLVCPDSVISVYKMNVE from the coding sequence ATGGCAAAATTCAGAGGAGCAATCGTTGTGGACAACGAAAAATGTAAAGGATGCGGCCTATGCGTCGTAGCCTGCCCGACGAAAGTAATCGATCTCAATCCTGATGTAAACGGTAAAGGCTATCATTATGCCTATATGAAAAATCCCGAAGCATGTATCGGTTGTGCCAGCTGCGGCTTGGTATGCCCCGATTCTGTAATCAGTGTTTATAAAATGAATGTAGAATAA